The Arachis hypogaea cultivar Tifrunner chromosome 16, arahy.Tifrunner.gnm2.J5K5, whole genome shotgun sequence genome contains a region encoding:
- the LOC112758607 gene encoding O-fucosyltransferase 36, protein MQRDSSSDEEDDRHALIEQHDRKPSPPPPPPPVSTAFRIEDLRSRFNRKFKFQKRYLFAILPVFIILLYYLTPDATRSSVFSSSNFPSLHFDSLSDRIKESQLQALYLLRQQQSSLLRAWNSSFLSNSSSSDELKSLLFKQISLNKQIQEVILDPHRVGNSFEAEFDFANASLNGGRCRTVDQRLSERKTIEWKPKAGKFLLAICVSGQMSNHLICLEKHMLFAALLKRVLVIPSSKVDYQYDRVLDIDHINKCFGRKVVISFEEFSSVRKNHMHIDKFLCYFSLPEPCYLDDEHLKKLRSLGLSMSKPQAVWEEDTRKPKRRTVEEVVSKFAHDDDVMAIGDVFYADVEREWVMQPGGPLAHHCKTLIEPSRLILLTAQRFIQTFLGRNFIALHFRRHGFLKFCNAKKPSCFYPIPQAADCILRVVERANAPVIYLSTDAAESETTLLQSLVTLNGRPVPLVKRPPRNSAEKWDALLYRHHIEGDSQVEAMLDKTICAMSSVFIGASGSTFTEDILRLRKDWGSASLCDGYLCQGEEPSVVAEIE, encoded by the exons ATGCAGCGGGATTCTTCTTCCGATGAGGAAGACGACCGCCACGCCCTCATCGAGCAGCATGACAGGAAGCCCTCACCACCTCCACCTCCTCCCCCCGTCAGCACCGCCTTCCGCATCGAGGATTTGAGGTCACGATTCAATCGGAAGTTCAAGTTCCAAAAGAGATACCTCTTCGCCATTCTCCCCGTCTTCATCATCCTCCTCTACTACCTCACCCCCGACGCCACTCGCTCTTCCGTCTTCTCCTCCTCCAACTTCCCCTCCCTGCACTTCGACTCGCTCTCCGACCGCATCAAGGAGTCCCAATTGCAGGCCCTCTACCTCCTCCGCCAGCAGCAATCATCCCTCCTCCGCGCTTGGAACTCCTCCTTTCTTTCCAATTCCTCCTCCTCCGACGAGCTGAAGTCCTTGCTGTTCAAGCAGATTTCCCTCAACAAACAGATTCAGGAGGTCATTTTGGATCCCCACAGGGTTGGCAACTCCTTCGAAGCCGAATTTGATTTTGCGAATGCTAGCTTGAACGGTGGCAGATGTCGAACAGTGGATCAGAGATTGTCAGAGAGGAAAACCATTGAGTGGAAGCCTAAAGCTGGAAAATTCCTTCTTGCTATTTGCGTGTCGGGTCAGATGTCAAACCATCTAATTTGCTTAGAGAAACATATGCTTTTCGCGGCTCTTCTTAAGCGGGTTTTGGTGATTCCTAGTTCGAAAGTGGATTACCAGTATGATAGAGTTCTggatattgatcacatcaataaATGCTTTGGTAGAAAGGTGGTGATCTCCTTTGAAGAATTCTCCAGTGTTAGGAAGAACCACATGCACATTGACAAGTTCCTTTGCTATTTCTCATTGCCGGAACCCTGTTATCTCGACGATGAGCACTTGAAGAAGCTGAGATCGCTGGGCTTGTCGATGAGTAAGCCTCAGGCTGTGTGGGAGGAGGATACCCGCAAGCCCAAGAGGAGGACGGTGGAGGAAGTGGTGTCCAAGTTTGCACACGACGATGACGTAATGGCAATCGGGGATGTCTTCTATGCTGACGTGGAGCGGGAGTGGGTGATGCAGCCGGGTGGTCCACTTGCTCACCACTGCAAGACCCTTATTGAACCCAGCCGTCTCATTCTGCTCACTGCTCAGCGTTTCATCCAAACATTCCTTGGAAGGAACTTCATTGCGTTGCATTTTCGCCGCCACGGCTTCCTCAAGTTCTG CAATGCCAAAAAGCCAAGCTGCTTTTATCCCATTCCTCAAGCCGCGGATTGCATTTTGCGCGTGGTTGAAAGGGCCAATGCACCTGTTATTTATCTTTCTACGGACGCAGCAGAAAGTGAAACCACTCTGCTTCAGTCATTAGTCACGCTTAATGGAAGGCCAGTTCCTCTTGTTAAACGCCCACCTCGAAATTCTGCAGAAAAATGGGATGCTTTGTTGTACAGGCATCATATTGAAGGAGACTCTCAG GTGGAAGCGATGTTGGACAAGACAATATGTGCGATGTCAAGCGTGTTCATCGGAGCCTCCGGTTCAACTTTCACAGAAGACATCCTTCGGCTAAGAAAGGACTGGGGATCAGCATCATTGTGCGATGGGTACCTTTGCCAAGGTGAGGAGCCCAGTGTGGTAGCGgaaattgaatga
- the LOC112758605 gene encoding 26S proteasome regulatory subunit 7 isoform X2 produces MSTTTISRTRRTPALSTRMTSHSSKPMHGLGPYSTIIKKVEKEIKDIAKKVNDLCGIKESDTGLAAPSQWDLVADKQMMQEEQPLQVARCTKIINPNSEDAKYVINVKQIAKFVVGLGDKVSVTDIEEGMRVGVDRNKYQIQIPLPPKIDPSVTMMTVEEKPDVTYNDVGGCKEQIEKMREVVELPMLHPEKFVKLGIDPPKGVLCYGPPGTGKTLLARAVANRTDACFIRVIGSELVQKYVGEGARMVRELFQMARSKKACIVFFDEVDAIGGARFDDGVGGDNEVQRTMLEIVNQLDGFDARGNIKVLMATNRPDTLDPALLRPGRLDRKVEFGLPDLESRTQIFKIHTRTMNCERDIRFELLARLCPNSTGADIRSVCTEAGMYAIRARRKSVTEKDFLDAVNKVIKGYQKFSATPKYMVYN; encoded by the exons ATGAGCACGACGACGATTTCAAGGACGAGAAGAACACCCGCCCTCTCGACGAGGATGACATCGCACTCCTCAAAACCTATGCAT GGTTTAGGTCCTTACTCCACAATTATTAAGAAAGTAGAGAAGGAAATCAAAGATATAGCAAAGAAAGTCAATGACTTATGCG GTATCAAAGAGTCTGATACTGGTTTAGCTGCACCAAGCCAGTGGGATCTTGTTGCTGATAAGCAAATGATGCAGGAGGAGCAGCCTCTTCAGGTAGCTAGGTGCACGAAGATTATAAATCCAAATTCTGAAGATGCCAAATATGTTATCAATGTGAAGCAGATAGCAAAG TTCGTTGTTGGGCTTGGTGACAAGGTTTCCGTCACTGACATAGAAGAAGGGATGCGCGTAGG GGTTGATAGAAACAAATATCAGATTCAGATTCCCTTGCCTCCAAAAATTGATCCAAGTGTTACCATGATGACAGTTGAAGAGAAGCCTGATGTAACATATAATGATGTTGGTGGTTGTAAGGAGCAGATTGAAAAGATGCGAGAA GTTGTTGAACTTCCCATGCTTCATCCAGAGAAATTTGTTAAACTTGGAATTGATCCTCCAAAAGGTGTACTTTGCTATGGTCCACCAGGGACAGGCAAAACACTTCTTGCTAGGGCTGTGGCTAACAGGACTGATGCTTGTTTTATAAGGGTCATTGGAAGTGAGCTAGTTCAGAAATATGTTGGTGAGGGTGCTAGAATGGTCCGTGAATTATTTCAG ATGGCACGTTCAAAGAAGGCATGCATTGTCTTTTTTGATGAAGTTGATGCCATTGGAGGTGCGCGGTTTGATGATGGTGTAGGTGGTGATAATGAGGTTCAGCGCACAATGCTTGAAATTGTGAATCAGCTTGATGGATTTGATGCCCGTGGAAATATCAAAGTGTTGATGGCAACTAACAG GCCTGACACTCTCGATCCAGCACTACTGCGGCCTGGGCGATTGGATCGCAAAGTTGAGTTTGGGCTTCCTGATTTAGAGAGTAGGACACAGATATTCAAGATCCACACTAGAACCATGAACTGTGAAAGGGATATCCGCTTTGAACTTTTGGCTCGGCTTTGCCCGAATTCCACAG GAGCCGATATAAGGAGTGTTTGTACCGAAGCTGGTATGTACGCTATTCGAGCTCGAAGGAAGTCTGTAACAGAGAAAGACTTCCTTGATGCAGTAAATAAAGTCATCAAAGGATACCAGAAGTTCAGTGCTACGCCCAAATATATGGTCTACAATTGA
- the LOC112758605 gene encoding 26S proteasome regulatory subunit 7 isoform X1 has product MGNEHDDDFKDEKNTRPLDEDDIALLKTYGLGPYSTIIKKVEKEIKDIAKKVNDLCGIKESDTGLAAPSQWDLVADKQMMQEEQPLQVARCTKIINPNSEDAKYVINVKQIAKFVVGLGDKVSVTDIEEGMRVGVDRNKYQIQIPLPPKIDPSVTMMTVEEKPDVTYNDVGGCKEQIEKMREVVELPMLHPEKFVKLGIDPPKGVLCYGPPGTGKTLLARAVANRTDACFIRVIGSELVQKYVGEGARMVRELFQMARSKKACIVFFDEVDAIGGARFDDGVGGDNEVQRTMLEIVNQLDGFDARGNIKVLMATNRPDTLDPALLRPGRLDRKVEFGLPDLESRTQIFKIHTRTMNCERDIRFELLARLCPNSTGADIRSVCTEAGMYAIRARRKSVTEKDFLDAVNKVIKGYQKFSATPKYMVYN; this is encoded by the exons ATGGGGAATGAGCACGACGACGATTTCAAGGACGAGAAGAACACCCGCCCTCTCGACGAGGATGACATCGCACTCCTCAAAACCTAT GGTTTAGGTCCTTACTCCACAATTATTAAGAAAGTAGAGAAGGAAATCAAAGATATAGCAAAGAAAGTCAATGACTTATGCG GTATCAAAGAGTCTGATACTGGTTTAGCTGCACCAAGCCAGTGGGATCTTGTTGCTGATAAGCAAATGATGCAGGAGGAGCAGCCTCTTCAGGTAGCTAGGTGCACGAAGATTATAAATCCAAATTCTGAAGATGCCAAATATGTTATCAATGTGAAGCAGATAGCAAAG TTCGTTGTTGGGCTTGGTGACAAGGTTTCCGTCACTGACATAGAAGAAGGGATGCGCGTAGG GGTTGATAGAAACAAATATCAGATTCAGATTCCCTTGCCTCCAAAAATTGATCCAAGTGTTACCATGATGACAGTTGAAGAGAAGCCTGATGTAACATATAATGATGTTGGTGGTTGTAAGGAGCAGATTGAAAAGATGCGAGAA GTTGTTGAACTTCCCATGCTTCATCCAGAGAAATTTGTTAAACTTGGAATTGATCCTCCAAAAGGTGTACTTTGCTATGGTCCACCAGGGACAGGCAAAACACTTCTTGCTAGGGCTGTGGCTAACAGGACTGATGCTTGTTTTATAAGGGTCATTGGAAGTGAGCTAGTTCAGAAATATGTTGGTGAGGGTGCTAGAATGGTCCGTGAATTATTTCAG ATGGCACGTTCAAAGAAGGCATGCATTGTCTTTTTTGATGAAGTTGATGCCATTGGAGGTGCGCGGTTTGATGATGGTGTAGGTGGTGATAATGAGGTTCAGCGCACAATGCTTGAAATTGTGAATCAGCTTGATGGATTTGATGCCCGTGGAAATATCAAAGTGTTGATGGCAACTAACAG GCCTGACACTCTCGATCCAGCACTACTGCGGCCTGGGCGATTGGATCGCAAAGTTGAGTTTGGGCTTCCTGATTTAGAGAGTAGGACACAGATATTCAAGATCCACACTAGAACCATGAACTGTGAAAGGGATATCCGCTTTGAACTTTTGGCTCGGCTTTGCCCGAATTCCACAG GAGCCGATATAAGGAGTGTTTGTACCGAAGCTGGTATGTACGCTATTCGAGCTCGAAGGAAGTCTGTAACAGAGAAAGACTTCCTTGATGCAGTAAATAAAGTCATCAAAGGATACCAGAAGTTCAGTGCTACGCCCAAATATATGGTCTACAATTGA